A genomic stretch from Natronomonas gomsonensis includes:
- a CDS encoding universal stress protein: MPENVLIAFDGSPLAERALTYAIENFSDATLTAMYVINPINSVMDVEAGGLSAAEDWYDNAKARATSIHGTATDIAAGHDIDLKTVTEVGRPARAILKYADENDIDQIVMGSHGRSGIDRTFLGSVAETVTRRARIPVTIIA, from the coding sequence ATGCCCGAGAACGTTCTCATCGCCTTCGACGGGTCGCCGCTTGCCGAGCGTGCGCTCACGTACGCGATAGAGAACTTCTCGGATGCGACCCTCACTGCGATGTACGTCATCAACCCGATTAACTCGGTGATGGACGTAGAGGCCGGCGGTTTATCAGCGGCTGAGGACTGGTACGACAATGCCAAAGCGCGCGCAACCAGCATCCACGGGACGGCCACGGACATCGCGGCAGGACACGACATTGACCTCAAGACGGTCACCGAAGTCGGCAGGCCCGCACGAGCGATTCTGAAGTACGCTGACGAAAACGACATCGATCAGATTGTCATGGGCAGTCACGGCCGCTCGGGAATCGACCGGACATTTCTCGGCAGCGTTGCCGAGACCGTCACCCGACGAGCGCGAATTCCAGTTACGATCATCGCATGA
- a CDS encoding heavy metal translocating P-type ATPase has protein sequence MAVTESTPRSTCTVRIERRGGRGEAGARALEGHLKGMSGVHDVDVSFRTGSARVTYDEEVISEETIRDAVRDRNVSIQDDPDTTTDEVSTRSELRREAVFVGLTLFGMVTGLLTGWLNGPPLLMWAGYGVAYVFGGWYGLKGAIETLRHRAVDIDLLMIVAAVGALSIGAPFEGAMLLFLFSLSNTLQHYAIGRSRRAIKSLIEMRPDEAQVLRDGEEVTVPIDDVVVGDVFVVRPGDRIPLDGVVTSGEGTVDQASLTGESVPVPKESGDEVFGGTINESGSLEIEVTRQAHESAISRLIDMVENAQSEKAPTQRLIDRLEQPYVLGVFALTIAAIGLPLALGSEFTSTFYRAMTLMVAASPCAVIISTPAAVLSAIASGGRQGVLFKGGEHVEAAANIDAVAFDKTGTLTKGDTQLTDVFVRETAAEALTDDGLLSLAAAVQSRSEHHLARATVAAADERSLDVPDARRFQSAAGKGVRAEVEGSTVHIGNRSYFRTVLEDAAIEGLDAGLDRLQTLEAEGKTSVIVAREDGDTVSVLGWLAFTDTVRPGAAEMIAELRSLGVEHIVMLTGDNERVAQRISDEVGIDEVQAELLPEEKVTTIEALVDRHENVAMVGDGVNDAPALATATLGIAMGGAGTDVALDTADVVLMGDDLSKIPYVLGLGRKTRRTLTVNLAIAFGAIALMVGTILLWGIPLPLAVIGHEGSTVLVSLNGLRLLGYR, from the coding sequence GTGGCCGTTACTGAATCTACCCCGCGCTCTACGTGTACGGTCCGCATTGAACGACGCGGGGGTCGTGGCGAAGCGGGCGCGCGGGCACTCGAAGGCCACCTCAAGGGTATGTCCGGCGTCCACGACGTTGATGTCTCCTTCCGAACGGGGAGCGCTCGAGTCACCTACGACGAGGAAGTCATCTCCGAGGAGACGATTCGAGACGCGGTCCGCGACCGGAACGTCTCGATTCAGGACGACCCCGACACGACAACGGACGAGGTGAGTACGCGGTCGGAACTCCGACGCGAGGCGGTGTTCGTCGGGCTGACGCTGTTCGGGATGGTGACCGGTCTCCTGACGGGGTGGCTCAATGGACCGCCACTGCTCATGTGGGCCGGCTACGGCGTCGCCTACGTCTTCGGCGGCTGGTACGGACTCAAAGGCGCAATCGAGACGCTCCGCCACCGCGCCGTCGACATCGACCTCTTGATGATCGTCGCCGCAGTCGGCGCCCTCTCGATTGGAGCCCCGTTCGAGGGCGCGATGCTCCTCTTTCTGTTCTCGCTATCGAATACACTCCAGCATTACGCGATTGGCCGGTCGCGCCGGGCAATCAAGTCTCTCATCGAGATGCGGCCGGACGAAGCTCAGGTACTTCGCGACGGCGAGGAAGTCACCGTCCCTATCGATGATGTCGTCGTTGGCGACGTGTTCGTCGTCCGCCCCGGCGACCGCATCCCGCTCGACGGCGTCGTCACGTCCGGCGAAGGGACGGTCGACCAGGCCTCCCTCACCGGCGAGTCCGTGCCCGTGCCGAAGGAGTCCGGCGACGAGGTGTTCGGTGGGACGATAAACGAGAGCGGAAGTCTCGAAATCGAAGTCACACGACAGGCTCACGAGTCGGCAATCAGCCGCCTCATCGATATGGTCGAAAACGCACAAAGCGAGAAGGCCCCGACCCAGCGGCTCATCGACCGCCTCGAACAACCGTACGTCCTCGGCGTGTTCGCACTCACGATCGCGGCGATCGGTCTTCCGCTCGCGCTCGGAAGCGAGTTCACCAGCACGTTCTACCGTGCGATGACGCTCATGGTCGCCGCGTCGCCGTGTGCAGTCATCATCTCGACGCCCGCGGCGGTCCTCTCGGCGATCGCCTCCGGCGGTCGGCAGGGCGTCCTGTTTAAGGGCGGCGAACACGTGGAAGCGGCAGCGAACATCGACGCGGTCGCCTTCGACAAGACGGGGACGCTCACGAAAGGCGATACACAGTTGACGGACGTCTTCGTCCGCGAGACGGCCGCGGAGGCGCTAACCGACGACGGACTGCTCTCGCTTGCGGCCGCAGTACAGTCCCGCTCGGAACACCACCTCGCTCGTGCGACGGTGGCCGCAGCAGACGAGCGGTCACTCGACGTCCCCGACGCACGGCGCTTTCAGTCCGCTGCGGGGAAAGGCGTTCGCGCCGAAGTCGAAGGCAGCACCGTCCACATCGGGAATCGAAGTTACTTCAGGACCGTCCTCGAAGACGCAGCGATCGAGGGGCTCGACGCCGGCCTCGACCGCCTCCAAACGCTGGAGGCAGAGGGAAAAACGAGCGTCATCGTCGCCCGGGAGGACGGCGACACCGTTTCCGTTCTAGGGTGGCTCGCGTTCACCGACACGGTTCGGCCCGGAGCTGCCGAGATGATCGCCGAACTGCGGTCGCTCGGCGTGGAGCACATCGTGATGCTGACGGGCGACAACGAGCGCGTCGCACAGCGAATCTCCGACGAGGTCGGTATCGACGAAGTGCAGGCGGAACTGCTGCCCGAGGAGAAAGTGACGACTATCGAAGCTCTCGTCGACCGCCACGAGAACGTGGCGATGGTTGGCGACGGCGTCAACGACGCGCCGGCGCTGGCGACGGCGACGCTCGGCATCGCGATGGGCGGTGCCGGAACCGACGTTGCCCTCGACACTGCCGACGTGGTACTGATGGGCGACGACCTCAGCAAGATTCCCTACGTCCTCGGGCTCGGACGCAAGACCCGCCGGACGCTCACCGTCAATCTCGCCATCGCGTTCGGCGCGATCGCGCTCATGGTCGGCACGATTCTGCTCTGGGGCATCCCGCTGCCACTTGCAGTAATCGGTCACGAGGGCTCGACAGTACTCGTCTCGCTGAACGGGCTTCGGTTGCTTGGGTATCGGTAG
- a CDS encoding DUF7562 family protein, which yields MGRWNTTDADDDSVVCIACGDTVSRSAAREYDKYGDRWNRDGKRFEYLCKPCDKERCNHSRDGLEALLVEAEAGDTDEKTFLRNFAELVEEDAGAESRP from the coding sequence ATGGGACGCTGGAACACCACTGACGCCGACGACGATTCGGTCGTTTGTATCGCCTGTGGCGACACCGTCTCGCGGTCGGCGGCGCGGGAGTACGACAAGTACGGCGACCGTTGGAATCGCGACGGCAAGCGATTCGAGTACCTCTGTAAGCCCTGCGACAAAGAGCGATGCAATCACTCACGAGACGGCTTAGAGGCGTTGCTCGTCGAAGCTGAGGCGGGTGACACCGACGAGAAGACGTTTTTGCGGAACTTCGCGGAACTCGTTGAAGAGGACGCTGGCGCGGAATCGAGGCCCTGA
- a CDS encoding class I SAM-dependent methyltransferase: MNRREVRDAWEAIAATYADRRDADGSDAALVGELAASLPPEATVLDVGCGDGARTLSNLPPGSVGLDFSREGLRLARQNVPEARLLQGDMTALPVADASVDAITAYHAVFHVHREDHPTVYCEFARVLRPGGTLLMTLPSGRFHTVREGWMGGRMLFSAPGPERTRSQLADAGFENLRTAEVSDPLGSTATFVFADRTADAGGDDDEQ; encoded by the coding sequence ATGAATCGAAGGGAGGTCAGGGACGCTTGGGAGGCCATCGCAGCGACGTACGCCGACCGCCGGGATGCCGACGGCTCCGATGCGGCGCTGGTCGGTGAGTTGGCAGCATCGCTCCCGCCGGAGGCGACGGTCCTCGATGTCGGTTGCGGTGACGGCGCGCGGACGCTTTCGAACCTGCCGCCAGGCAGCGTTGGGCTTGACTTCTCTCGGGAGGGCTTGAGGCTGGCTCGCCAGAACGTCCCGGAGGCGCGACTGCTCCAGGGCGATATGACCGCGCTGCCAGTGGCCGACGCCTCTGTCGACGCCATCACCGCCTACCACGCCGTGTTTCACGTCCACCGCGAGGACCACCCGACGGTGTACTGCGAGTTCGCCAGAGTGTTGCGCCCCGGCGGGACGCTGTTGATGACGCTACCGAGCGGACGGTTCCACACCGTCCGGGAAGGGTGGATGGGCGGACGGATGCTGTTTTCGGCGCCCGGCCCCGAGCGAACCCGCTCGCAGCTGGCCGACGCTGGCTTCGAGAACCTGCGAACAGCGGAGGTATCCGACCCGCTGGGCAGCACCGCCACGTTCGTCTTCGCCGACCGTACAGCCGACGCTGGCGGTGACGACGACGAGCAGTAG
- a CDS encoding IS6 family transposase codes for MAEITRLSGCSDWIELDFVERERTPSELMKLGIRLHLAGLSLSNTIRELEKFGVERSRKAVHDWVQKADLQPADDTSPDHVALDETVIQINGQQFWLYAAVDPETNKFLHVRLFTTTTTALTQRFLQELREKHDVSDAVFLVDYAKHLAAALRRAGLRFQTIRHGNRNAVERIFREIKRRTSSFSNSFSHVQPTTAETWLQAFAVWWNSLN; via the coding sequence ATGGCAGAAATCACACGCCTCAGCGGTTGTAGCGACTGGATCGAGTTAGATTTTGTGGAGCGAGAGCGGACACCGAGCGAGCTGATGAAGCTCGGTATTCGACTCCATCTGGCTGGTCTATCACTTTCGAATACCATTCGAGAACTTGAGAAGTTCGGTGTCGAACGGTCACGAAAAGCCGTTCACGATTGGGTGCAGAAAGCCGATCTACAGCCAGCCGACGATACCAGTCCGGATCACGTTGCGCTTGACGAAACGGTGATCCAAATCAACGGTCAGCAGTTTTGGCTGTACGCCGCTGTCGATCCAGAGACAAACAAATTCCTGCACGTACGGCTGTTTACGACCACTACAACTGCATTGACACAGCGATTTCTGCAGGAACTTCGTGAGAAACACGACGTCTCTGACGCCGTGTTTCTCGTCGATTACGCCAAACATTTAGCGGCAGCACTCCGCCGAGCAGGGCTCCGATTTCAGACGATCCGGCATGGAAATCGGAATGCTGTCGAACGTATCTTTAGAGAGATAAAACGACGAACTTCTTCGTTTAGTAATAGCTTTAGCCACGTGCAGCCGACGACGGCAGAAACATGGCTGCAAGCCTTCGCCGTCTGGTGGAATTCACTTAACTAA
- a CDS encoding enoyl-CoA hydratase/isomerase family protein, translated as MTDAIIDYEVEDGIGTLTLSRPPVNAMRYEDLGALDDFLSELPRGEELAIVFETAGEKTFMAGHDVNEFLDYDLEEEPAHTETYLSLLDTVYEFPLPIIAAVDGPAVGAGCILPSLCDIRVASPDAHFAVTEINVGVIGGLGPMKRVFPDGIARRMAYTGDSVSAERAYEVGMVEELADDPTAAAQAIAADIAAKSPDAVRAAKESAIEGQPEWPVEEYAQEREYNAELRAGENAEEAAAAFLEDRDPEFEY; from the coding sequence ATGACGGACGCGATCATCGACTACGAAGTAGAAGACGGGATCGGAACGCTCACGCTCTCGCGACCGCCCGTGAACGCGATGCGCTATGAGGACCTCGGCGCGCTCGATGACTTCCTCTCTGAGCTCCCACGTGGTGAGGAACTCGCTATCGTCTTCGAGACGGCTGGCGAGAAGACGTTCATGGCCGGCCACGACGTCAACGAGTTCTTAGACTACGACCTCGAAGAGGAACCCGCACACACCGAGACGTACCTCTCGTTGCTCGATACGGTCTATGAATTCCCCCTGCCAATCATCGCCGCCGTCGACGGTCCTGCCGTGGGCGCGGGGTGCATCCTCCCCTCGCTTTGTGACATCCGCGTCGCGAGTCCGGACGCCCATTTCGCCGTCACGGAAATAAACGTCGGCGTCATCGGCGGTCTCGGCCCCATGAAGCGTGTCTTCCCCGACGGGATCGCCCGGCGGATGGCCTACACCGGCGATTCAGTCTCGGCCGAACGAGCCTACGAGGTAGGGATGGTCGAAGAACTGGCCGACGACCCGACTGCTGCAGCCCAGGCTATCGCCGCCGACATCGCCGCGAAGAGCCCCGACGCCGTCCGCGCGGCCAAAGAGTCGGCCATCGAGGGACAACCCGAATGGCCAGTCGAGGAGTACGCCCAAGAACGCGAGTACAACGCCGAACTCCGGGCCGGCGAGAACGCAGAGGAGGCCGCAGCGGCTTTTCTAGAGGATCGCGACCCCGAGTTCGAGTACTAA
- a CDS encoding tetratricopeptide repeat protein, giving the protein MVEEQAVSLFVNLAATGITAGSGVASRKAQNVLRRRAHQEDLEHVATEFSKALRQSIADVDARTETNELANVANNWETVITELAELSEDASHEVHTPSERDQLDFLLRSDTETDAVQEIAEAIATAKGFELAQTPQLREELTDAVAEAYCEALVDFQHRIAGTDLADVFQQELGLHLSEQLAGAQQRLTTLTEIGEQLLTQAARNEGFRQLSPTYFQRTPVTPELSWRTTFSLADVAADIPAQRTGLDADVASQELLESLKSGTDRLVIGRAGSGKSTLCKQVAVEWYRDDETGPVFYRDTDRAGSPFESRDSLRQAIEQAQGHVLVGVEDVVRSDARAVLRVVEEYDDDPDVSFLLDARGSELDEEMGARAYDESMARRTRAIIDDVAPYRLPTVSKPDVQRVVDAFEDATGRTVSQSATELYETVRSEDIDGFGAFMLLAFHLPLGDDSVDGDGRAETGLEGHVRSRYETIQRPTAEQALRDLSQFDPDLLADVAVMVNLLNASGIGISPELVHALGYEYGHDIDTHDEIAAIREALTGWFLYPVETGEQAHTTHPLWSTLYLRVLAQDHADQQADSRRRRRSEPRTGRCLDALFRLFDDTDHYESTAREFPQSSVVAEIETHSTETADDYVRSVMDLSREWPILGPLVGTSATARYALPACCPDSSHQQARLSRAWTHLQNGSVDRAKSEYETALERSDILTPGDKVTALAGLGAIAHRRGDTGQANEIQEERLEICRRAGYAIGEADALDSLGNIALVRGEYQTAERYYHQSLERFQEIGFSIGEAQSLNNLGVLAQELREYERARDYHSRSLDIYRETGSRQMQARLISALGSVAKSLAELESAREYYQQSLAICRDIGDRLGEAKSFEGLGTVRKQAGDNQQAEQYFERSLDLFEAVDDPRGQASSLNNLGDIAKQHENLEQAASYYRKSLSLCREAGDRRGEAGSLNSLGILARSRGNFEAANEFYHESLDIFRDINKRGDEAMVLANLGNLAQERGDLAEAMSYHEQRLDIYRDLDDSQEVAKSLGSLAEVALARGQLETATEHFQQSLETFRDVGDREAEGALLERLGEIAGDRGQFTRAKRYYQASLDIFQDIGTPADTVSIRVQLGTLGLLLGEYHQARTHLQESLAIARDVDHAPVEGVSLTLLGEVAHRLGNDEAATEYLNQSLDIAREIGYKQGEASVLRTLGNVARSQQAYADAKSHLRQSLNSYRALDDEQNQAEVLRDLGTTLLLEGRLADARSHFEESLDIDVDVKNPRQEALSQGTLAAIDIAEGETITARAQRDEAISSLREMDLLPDELRVLRLHVHIEREYGDDEMAKTLYQQACERIENADLPLDHHHERLDAVYR; this is encoded by the coding sequence ATGGTCGAAGAGCAGGCTGTCTCGCTTTTCGTCAATCTCGCTGCGACCGGCATTACAGCGGGGTCAGGGGTGGCGTCACGGAAGGCCCAGAACGTGCTTCGGCGACGGGCTCATCAAGAGGACCTCGAACATGTCGCAACCGAGTTCAGCAAAGCACTGCGGCAGTCGATTGCCGACGTCGATGCACGAACGGAGACGAACGAACTGGCTAATGTCGCCAACAATTGGGAGACAGTTATCACCGAACTTGCGGAGCTCTCAGAAGACGCCAGCCACGAAGTCCACACCCCGAGCGAGCGTGACCAACTCGACTTCTTGCTCCGATCCGATACCGAGACGGATGCAGTGCAGGAAATCGCCGAAGCAATCGCGACGGCGAAGGGCTTCGAACTCGCACAGACCCCGCAGTTGCGCGAGGAACTGACCGACGCCGTCGCCGAGGCCTACTGTGAGGCGCTGGTGGACTTCCAGCACCGCATCGCCGGGACTGACCTCGCTGACGTGTTCCAGCAGGAACTCGGATTGCATCTCTCCGAGCAGCTTGCGGGCGCCCAGCAACGACTGACGACGCTCACCGAAATCGGCGAGCAGTTGCTGACACAGGCCGCTCGCAACGAAGGATTCCGCCAGCTGTCACCCACATACTTCCAGCGGACACCGGTCACCCCCGAGTTGTCTTGGCGGACGACGTTCAGTCTCGCTGATGTCGCCGCAGACATTCCGGCACAGCGGACAGGTCTCGACGCAGATGTCGCCAGTCAAGAGCTGCTGGAGTCGCTTAAATCGGGGACTGACCGACTGGTTATTGGCCGGGCTGGCAGCGGCAAAAGTACGCTCTGCAAACAGGTCGCAGTCGAGTGGTACCGGGATGACGAGACTGGACCAGTATTTTATCGAGACACCGACCGGGCCGGGAGTCCGTTCGAAAGTCGCGACTCTCTCCGACAGGCGATCGAGCAAGCACAGGGCCACGTCCTCGTTGGGGTCGAAGATGTGGTGCGTTCGGATGCAAGAGCCGTGCTGCGGGTGGTGGAAGAATACGACGACGACCCGGACGTGAGCTTTCTGCTGGACGCTCGCGGCTCGGAACTGGACGAGGAGATGGGCGCACGCGCCTACGACGAGTCCATGGCACGTCGAACGCGAGCAATCATCGACGATGTGGCGCCATATCGCCTGCCGACCGTTTCGAAACCCGACGTCCAACGGGTCGTCGACGCGTTCGAGGATGCGACCGGGCGAACAGTGTCGCAGTCAGCCACAGAATTGTACGAGACGGTCCGTAGCGAAGACATCGACGGGTTCGGCGCGTTCATGCTGCTGGCATTTCACCTGCCACTGGGGGACGACTCGGTGGACGGCGACGGACGAGCCGAAACCGGCTTGGAGGGACACGTCAGATCGCGGTATGAGACAATCCAACGGCCAACTGCTGAGCAGGCCCTCCGGGACCTCTCGCAGTTCGATCCTGACCTCTTGGCTGACGTAGCCGTGATGGTGAATCTGTTGAACGCCAGCGGCATCGGCATCTCTCCCGAGTTGGTCCACGCACTCGGGTACGAGTACGGCCACGATATCGACACGCACGATGAGATTGCCGCGATTCGCGAGGCACTGACGGGCTGGTTTCTCTATCCTGTCGAGACGGGTGAGCAGGCCCACACAACCCATCCCCTGTGGTCGACGCTGTATCTGCGTGTGCTGGCCCAAGACCATGCTGACCAACAGGCTGATAGTCGGCGCCGGAGGCGTTCTGAGCCACGGACCGGTCGGTGTTTGGATGCCCTGTTTCGGCTCTTCGACGACACCGACCACTACGAGTCGACAGCGCGAGAGTTTCCGCAGTCATCGGTGGTGGCGGAGATTGAAACCCACTCGACCGAGACGGCCGACGACTACGTCAGGTCGGTGATGGACCTCAGCCGTGAATGGCCGATTTTGGGTCCACTCGTTGGAACATCGGCGACGGCTCGCTATGCGTTGCCGGCGTGTTGTCCGGACAGCAGTCACCAACAGGCCCGCCTCAGTCGGGCATGGACCCACCTCCAGAACGGCTCGGTCGATCGCGCAAAATCGGAGTATGAGACGGCCCTCGAACGGTCGGACATTCTCACCCCGGGAGACAAGGTCACTGCGCTTGCCGGGCTCGGCGCCATCGCCCATCGACGGGGCGACACCGGGCAGGCAAACGAGATTCAGGAGGAGCGACTCGAGATATGCCGTCGAGCTGGGTACGCCATCGGTGAAGCCGATGCCTTAGACAGCCTCGGGAACATCGCCCTCGTGCGTGGAGAATATCAGACAGCCGAACGGTATTATCACCAAAGTCTCGAACGGTTTCAGGAGATTGGGTTTTCTATCGGTGAAGCGCAGAGCCTCAACAATTTGGGCGTCCTCGCACAGGAGTTGCGTGAGTACGAGCGAGCCCGAGACTACCACAGCCGCAGCCTCGACATCTATCGTGAAACAGGGTCGCGTCAAATGCAGGCCCGCCTCATCAGTGCGCTCGGCAGCGTCGCCAAGTCGCTTGCGGAACTTGAATCGGCACGAGAGTACTATCAGCAAAGCCTCGCCATCTGTCGTGACATCGGTGACCGCTTGGGTGAAGCGAAAAGCTTCGAAGGGCTTGGAACAGTGCGCAAGCAGGCTGGAGACAACCAGCAAGCCGAACAGTATTTCGAACGGAGCCTCGACTTGTTCGAAGCGGTTGACGACCCACGCGGACAAGCCTCGAGTCTCAACAATCTCGGCGATATCGCCAAGCAACATGAGAATCTTGAGCAGGCAGCATCGTATTACCGGAAGAGTCTCTCTCTGTGTCGTGAAGCCGGTGACCGCCGCGGTGAGGCGGGCAGCCTCAACAGCCTCGGGATTCTCGCACGGTCGCGCGGGAATTTTGAGGCGGCAAATGAGTTCTATCACGAGAGTCTCGACATCTTCCGAGACATCAACAAGCGTGGAGACGAGGCGATGGTGCTCGCAAATCTCGGGAATCTTGCGCAAGAACGTGGAGATCTTGCAGAAGCGATGTCCTACCACGAACAGCGACTCGACATCTATCGCGATCTCGACGACAGCCAAGAGGTAGCGAAAAGTCTTGGCAGTCTCGCCGAGGTTGCACTGGCTCGTGGACAGCTGGAGACCGCTACCGAGCACTTTCAGCAGAGTCTCGAAACCTTTCGTGACGTCGGTGATCGGGAGGCCGAAGGGGCGCTCCTTGAGCGTCTCGGTGAGATTGCCGGCGACCGTGGTCAATTCACGCGGGCCAAGCGCTACTATCAAGCGAGTCTCGATATTTTCCAAGATATTGGTACTCCGGCCGATACGGTCTCTATTCGAGTCCAGCTCGGAACGCTCGGGCTTCTCCTCGGCGAGTACCACCAAGCGAGAACGCATCTCCAAGAGAGTCTTGCAATCGCGAGAGATGTCGACCACGCACCCGTTGAGGGGGTCAGCCTCACTCTCCTCGGGGAAGTGGCTCACCGACTGGGCAATGACGAGGCAGCCACTGAATATCTCAACCAGAGTCTGGACATCGCCCGCGAAATCGGATACAAGCAGGGAGAAGCCAGTGTGCTCAGAACGCTTGGAAACGTGGCTCGAAGCCAACAGGCGTACGCGGATGCAAAGAGCCACCTGAGACAGAGTCTCAACAGTTACCGAGCGCTCGACGACGAGCAGAACCAAGCCGAGGTGCTGAGAGACCTCGGAACGACGCTGCTACTGGAGGGTCGTCTCGCCGACGCCCGGAGCCACTTCGAGGAGAGCCTCGATATCGATGTGGATGTCAAGAATCCTCGGCAGGAGGCGCTGTCTCAAGGTACACTCGCAGCTATCGATATCGCTGAAGGGGAGACTATCACAGCGAGAGCCCAACGGGATGAAGCGATTTCGTCGCTTCGCGAGATGGACCTCCTCCCTGATGAACTCCGAGTGCTCCGTCTCCACGTCCACATCGAACGCGAGTATGGCGACGACGAGATGGCCAAAACGCTCTATCAGCAAGCATGTGAGCGAATCGAGAACGCTGACCTCCCTCTGGACCACCACCACGAACGGCTTGACGCCGTCTACCGTTGA
- a CDS encoding TROVE domain-containing protein, with protein MEFNTPKQTVAEATRTTNYEGGEAFEPVDPRLALYKRTINQLLEGSFYESDDEQLAAVVRQFDAAANDNPEFVLKLAAYARQELYLRDIPQVLLVLAANDDRFKDDSPESLIRECAPAIIQRMDETATALAVHDQLFGGTAPWPLRRGIEDALVEMADAYTLGKYELSRREVTLHDVFNRVHPTPVDAEQEALFERFMRGGLDDYPDVDPLPAPNTWETVISERGNTQDAWELLIEDDEYTLPIFASIRNLRNMLEAGVPEDTVVNHLDLEAVRHAPLYPFRYYQAYTALQDTDVQAPAVEQWLEDAIDVAVETVPDGLGDTFIAVDLSGSMDIALSTNSTLRLKEIGALFGAILADQGAEVGGFGDDFQTVPMHVDTPVLQRQGALLAIDEDVGNSTNGWRAFEYLRDRGEPVERVVVFTDMQIWDSTPSTARDTHTVKDAFDTYRDEVSADTALYLVDLASYGDLVTPEGYENVYNVSGWSENVLPFIEHAENPKQVIDEIEAFEPA; from the coding sequence ATGGAATTCAACACGCCAAAGCAAACGGTCGCGGAGGCAACGCGGACCACCAACTACGAAGGTGGAGAAGCGTTCGAGCCTGTCGACCCTCGACTCGCACTGTACAAGCGCACAATCAACCAACTGCTGGAGGGCTCGTTCTACGAGTCCGATGACGAGCAGCTGGCTGCTGTCGTTCGCCAGTTCGATGCCGCCGCAAACGACAACCCGGAGTTCGTCCTGAAGCTCGCGGCCTATGCGCGCCAGGAGCTCTACTTGCGAGACATCCCGCAAGTACTGCTCGTGTTGGCAGCCAACGACGATCGGTTCAAGGACGACTCCCCCGAGTCGCTCATCCGCGAATGCGCGCCGGCGATCATCCAGCGGATGGACGAGACAGCCACCGCGCTCGCGGTCCACGATCAGCTGTTCGGCGGGACTGCGCCGTGGCCGCTTCGACGTGGGATCGAGGACGCGCTGGTGGAGATGGCCGACGCCTACACGCTGGGCAAGTACGAGCTGTCGCGGCGCGAGGTGACGCTACACGACGTCTTCAACCGTGTCCACCCCACGCCTGTCGACGCCGAGCAGGAAGCGCTCTTCGAGCGGTTCATGCGTGGCGGCCTCGACGACTATCCCGACGTCGACCCGTTGCCGGCGCCGAATACGTGGGAGACGGTCATTTCCGAGCGCGGCAACACCCAAGACGCCTGGGAACTGCTCATCGAGGACGACGAGTACACGCTGCCCATCTTCGCGTCGATCCGGAACCTCCGGAACATGCTCGAAGCCGGCGTTCCGGAGGACACCGTCGTGAATCACCTCGACTTAGAGGCCGTCCGGCACGCGCCGCTGTACCCGTTCCGGTACTACCAGGCCTACACCGCGCTGCAAGACACGGATGTCCAGGCACCGGCGGTCGAGCAGTGGCTCGAAGACGCAATCGACGTCGCTGTCGAGACGGTGCCTGACGGACTCGGAGACACGTTCATCGCCGTGGACCTCTCAGGGTCGATGGACATAGCGCTATCCACGAACAGCACGCTCAGGCTGAAGGAAATCGGTGCGTTGTTCGGTGCGATTCTGGCTGACCAAGGTGCCGAAGTCGGCGGGTTCGGTGACGACTTCCAGACCGTTCCGATGCACGTCGACACGCCAGTACTGCAGCGTCAAGGTGCGTTACTGGCCATCGACGAGGACGTCGGGAACTCGACGAACGGCTGGAGGGCGTTCGAGTATCTCCGCGACCGAGGAGAACCCGTTGAGCGAGTCGTCGTCTTCACCGACATGCAGATCTGGGACAGCACGCCATCCACGGCGCGCGATACCCACACGGTCAAAGACGCGTTCGATACGTATCGTGACGAAGTGTCTGCGGACACCGCGCTGTATCTCGTCGATCTTGCGTCCTACGGCGATCTCGTGACGCCGGAAGGCTACGAGAACGTCTACAACGTCTCCGGGTGGTCGGAGAACGTTCTCCCGTTCATCGAACACGCCGAGAATCCGAAGCAGGTCATCGATGAAATCGAAGCCTTTGAGCCTGCATAG